The Arachis ipaensis cultivar K30076 chromosome B03, Araip1.1, whole genome shotgun sequence region AAAGTAGAGAGACTGAAAAGGACTATAGAAGAATAGTAACAAAAAAGAGCCACCGAAAGACTAATAATTTTACCAAGGAAAAAGCATTCTTTATTTATTTACCACCTGCATGCATAATCAAAGAATAATCCACGTATTAGAACCATGCATGATGATGAATTAAATGTTTAAACACATTAGAAAGCATAGATTACCTTTGTGCTTTTCGCAGACCTTGgacaagaaggaaaggaaaacgATTATTAGAGCAACACCAGCTATGAGACCAATTAGGATGGCTAGTGTCTTCTCAATTTCATCATCATTGTGATTGCTATCATCTGCGCTCAAAATCATAACAACAATTTAGTTAGTTTCAAAGGACTCTTCATCAATTCCAAAACAGAAAGTTCAAATACTTTCAAACTTGACATGTTTCTAGGTCAAGCAAGCAATTTtttgcatttctcctttttccagttattatttattcttctTGTTTCCTGAATCAGAAATAAGGTTGAATATTTGAATGAGGCAGGCAGCATAAATCCTAGAAAAAGTCTAGGGACAGTAACTTTGTTAGATTCTGGCTAGCATATAACCAACaaaaaaaagtgagtcattggatgaaatctcacaccattaaaatcatcattgatgactatttaatagttataaattacaaaaattactAGCCCTAACATTCTTCTAAATCCTATTCTTATAGACTAGAGGGTATTTCAAGATAGATCAAATAATTAGCAagtagaaaataaagaaaagattaTATTGACTAATATTAAGACTTAATTTAGATAATTCCCAAATAGCAAAGCAATTCATGCCTTGCACTTCTCACATGACATCACTTCTACCTAATTCTCCAATCATGTGTTAAGGCAAGCTCAAGACTTACCGTTACTGTTGCGCGAGTACCTGCCACCTTCCGAGTATCGCGCGTAGCACTTGGCGAGATACATGTCACCCCACGTGGATGCTCCGCACTCCATTTTCAACCGTTGGATTGCATCAGAGAGGCAATCCTGACACTCGCTTGGGCTGAGGTCTCCCGTGCACTGTGCCACACCCCGCGCATTCCCCGACCCACTCGTCCTGTACGTCTTATAGGTGCTCCCATCTGACGTCTCCAAATACGCCAGCACCTCATCCCGCCTGGTCATCGCATCTGAGGTCAACCCAATGGACGGTCCACATTTCTTCATCACCGCAGTCTTGTCTTCCACTCCCAAGAAGCTGACATTATCGTACTTGACAAAGCATCCGTCCAGCTGCAACGCGCCGCCGCATGCGTCCAGGCAGAGCGTGCCCAGCTGACTGACGGCACGCTCCACGCAGCGGGAGCAGCGGTCGTTGGAGAGGTCGCCGCGGCACTGGTAGAGGCCGTAGACGGTGGAGGAGGAAGAGGGAGTTGGCTGAATGGTGAAGTTGTTGTAGTTGGTGAAGGTGGCTGAGTTGATGAGCGAGGTTAAGAGGGAGTTTACGGTGTTCTCGTAGGGTGAACCCGGCATGAACTTCACCTGAGAGCATCCTCCGAATATGAATGAGTCGGTGTCAGCCATGGCGGAGAGCATGATGATCATCACCGCCAGCAACACAACATGGTGCTGATGAGCCATGTTCGTAGATCGATGGAGATGAATGCTTGCTTTAAAGAGAATTTACGTAAAGGAGGAGACTCCTTCCTCTTCCCAGCTATATATGATTGTGAaacaaacaacaataaaaaactcAATCATTAAGTGCTATATGGTTAAAGTCACATACCTAATgtgtatatataaatatttttcttttttgtagggTGGGTAACTTTTTTTATGACTAGCAGTGCTACTAATAACTAATTAAGCTAAGTTGGCACACATGGATAAGGGTCTGTGTTCTTTAGTTATTGGACTATTGACCTAATGAATAcaaaccaaacaaaaaaaaattaagctaATAAGCTCTCTAAGTCAAAAGAAatggttattaatttattatgaaAGTTTGCTCATGGTTGACTCTAAGGGCTACTACAATTATATACCACTTATATAGAACATCATCGTTTTTTAATTTTGACAGATTTTTCTTGTAATTTTTCTTGAAAACCATAAATGTCAAAAGAATACTCTAATATTAGATGAAAATGTtacaataatttaaaattgaaggcAGTAATTGACACATAATATTGATCTGGTCTTTCTGGATTTCTGCTACAATTATTTCAAGTACTATCTTTTTAACCAATGATTAATCTTTCTCGTGTAGTAGTGTCATTATTGAAACGAGATCAAATACTCTGAGGTCAAGTACAACTGATTTAACCAACAAAACTAGTAATTTACTCAAAACAGATAGGTGAGTCATATAATGAAACCAAGTACTACTAGTTTTCATGAGCAACTGTTGTTGCATAGGCATTAAAAGCAAAATTGGTGAGtgacacaaaaataaaataacatgtttattttgttaaaagggaaaaaaaaattggtacagtaTAGCTAGGTTAGATTAGATGATTCCTGTACATTGAAATCGCTATCTTAAGTGTGGTTAgatgattatatattatatttctgGTGATTTGATTTTATTCCTTTCAGTTTTTGTGAGGACAGTATAGAAAAGAAAAACTATTCTTGGTGGTCTAATTGGGTTCTTTTGATAGAAACAGTTTGTTTGAATATGACTTGCTTAAAAACTTTGAAGCTCATCATTTATTATCATCTTTGGCATATCTGATTCCTTTATACATCTCTTTTtcacatatataaaataattatgtgtATTATTATAATAAACAAACAAACTTTCAACTGTTACACTATAATTTCACGACATACTAAAATAGATCTGAGAACAATAATGTTAATGTCTCAACTATATATTACTCTCTTTTGATAATCACCAAATACCAAAGCAATTATTAACATTTTCCAACACTTTAATTTTTATGGATTAAACTTGCGATCGGATTTGATAGCCAGCTGGCAATTTGATGGGCCCTCTACAACCCATGAATAATGATCATACAAAATAACTCACCTTTAATTTTATGAACAAAATTATTTGAGCTATATAGATTGAGATAATTAGCTCTCTGTTCTTGTTTAATTTATATCTTCACATTCGATTTTCATATAAGTTTAAGAGCCTTTTAAATTAATTGTTCTTTCTTCATCTTTATTTTAGTTCCACTTTCATTTCAAGTGTCCCTCAAATTTTAATGATTATGATATTGATAACTTTGTGTTCATATTTTGCTTTCAATTTTAATGGCTGCTGCATTTGAGTATTTTTCACGCTCATGATATTCTTCATGGCCAATATTATAATAATCTGTGGATTAATCTAATAGTAGAaagtgttacttttttttttatatatacatcaGTATATCAAATGATCGGTGCAGAAAACTTCATGAGAAGATTTTTACAAACAAGATAAATACATTTGATTTCACATGTTGAGAACAAAATAATGTTCCAATGGAAAAAAAAGTTGTTAAAGCAAGTGTTTTTAAGACAAATGGTGTCGTTACATAATttatatatttgttgttttgtaaAAAGAACTTCTTAGGTGGATATAACTTGTTTAACAATTAATGCGGAAGGTAGAATTGATTGATGTTAACTAATGAAGGATTATCACTTACTAACATGTTGGCGCATATATAAGATAATATATAATTGTTAGGCTGAGTTAAATCCAAGTTGGTGCAAAGTATACCATAATAGTATTCATGATatcaaagaaacaaataataagcaATTAACTAGTCTTGCTAGATAGTAGATTCTTACCAAAAGCAATTATGTTAGGAGCTGTGAGGGTGCATGGGATTGGACAAAGACATTTCTCCATCCATCCTATACAATGCTAGGTAGAGTGAGAAACTTCCTAGCTTTAACCatttgcattaaaattaaaagcCCCACATACAATACAAGTCAATTCCAGCCCAACTCCGTATGCATAGAAAATTAAACCAACTTTAATATATCAATTTAGGTTGGTCGAATGTTCAGCTCACTTGTCTAATTAAGTAAGTATCGGAGGTCGAATTTCGTATTGTGCATATaattaggggtgagcacgggtagcggaTACCCGATTACCTGTCTAaatccgaaccgaaccaattaaattggttctggaatTAACGGGTAATCGAATTTAACCCGAACTAAACCGATAgtttttgttagtgattggttcgggtatcggttcTGGGAGTGCAGAACCCGAACCAACCTACAAACCCGATCATatactaattaaataaaaaaatagcggGTACTCAATTACCTGTCCAAACctgaaccgaaccaattaaattggttctgaaaccaatgggtaatcgggtccaacccgaaccaaaccgattacttttgttagtgattggttcgggtatcgatTTTGGGGGGCAGAACCCGAACCAACCTAcaaacccgatcatatattaattaaataaaaaaatatatatatatatatatatatatatatatatatatatatatatatatatgactttttcattagacaaagattattcactattaatatgtttagattttaatgagtttagtttttaatgtatttggtgtttaacatgtttggattatttctattgatgctacatgtttattgtacttgttgaatttttaagataaaaatttgatttttttttatgaatttcaaagtcatcgggtacccaattattCGAATcgaaccaattatattttgatcggttCAGTTCTAATTTTATCATGAATTCGAACTAAACCGACCTGTGCTCACTTCTACAGTTCTACATATAACAATCTATTAACTAGCAGCAAACCCTTAATTAGAGCTCAAATCTATCGGATTGGAGGATACcgtgataaaaaaaaaatcaacttcaTTCATTCATAACATAACAATTCAATATAGGTGGTAAACTTTTATGTTGGTTAAAAATGAAGTGAAAAGTACATGATATAAAAGATTCATAGATTTATTATCTTATAATCCTGAATATAAACTTATTTCAtctctcacttttttttttccatgATTTAATCTGttcatataaatattttaaaaagatttatttggacTTGCTCTTAATCCAACTCATCAAGCTACCAACACTGACTGCAATTgacaatatatataatatttgatAATACATCATTTATGAATTCCACCATTCAGTTTGAGTGTGTTCAAACATGTGAATGTGTGATATTGAATATTATGTGGACCATTGACTAATTTTATAATGAGTTGTTCAACTAATACAAGCAGCTGAAAAATGGAAGTAGAAAAAGAGAAGGCTCTGCTGAAAGTCTATATATAGTTAATAGTAATAACATTCTTTTATATTTGTAGTGTGAATAATACAATTTCACAAACTCTAATTATATTAAGATCTGGAGTCAATGGATGGAATTGACTGAGGAATGAATTTGGGTGTGATTGTTAATAGCCGTTGGTAATTGACTTAATATATACTCATGTGATGTGTTTTATGGACACATAGATATATATGACTAcagtatatatattattttaaaaaaaggtTTTTAATGATtggatttaatttatattttttatattctctttcatattttgaaTGTCTTGAGACTTGCAtgcttttaaaaagaaaataagttatattatattattttgtatttattagcAGCACATCATGACTGATTAAAATGACAAAAAGTCACAAACACAAGGATTCCCTACCACCAATGGAATGAGAGAACAGCAAAAAATAGTAATTCTAATTTCTCAAATGTCACCTTCAATCCACAAATCAACCTTTAACTCGCGTGATTTGCCGGACAGCTACATGTATCTCATTTTAATAACAAGTTTAGTGGCGAAAGGATTCCAGTATGAGTATGTTTAATAAtgagaaaagaataaaaaaactaacttttagttagttaatattaatcaattttagtttaagatttagaattaaaaatttataatttaatatttaaaataaataaaataatttaaaaaatagttaGTTGATGTTGGTTAAAAAAAATTGGTTACTTAGCATTATCCTAATTAAAATTAACGACTAAAATTACTGGAACATCCGTATTTCTGAAACATATGAAAAATTTCCAAAAGTTTAATGATGAAAACTACTATACGAGTGTATGTTACACATTTCATGAATggcataaaaagaagagaaactaACCACCCAAAAAGCTTCAATTATTATGCCTCTTCTTTAAATAAATTGTCTGGCAATAACAAAATTGACTTACTCCCACATTACAACTAAGAAAAAGGCGTTTGGTTTATGACATTTGAGTTTAAGATTTTAATGGAACTTTTCGTTATGGATACGTTTTCCTTTTATTCACTTTTCCAAAATACAATAATCTAACAAGTTTAGATGCACTATAGCTCTTTCATACTCTTTCTACGTGACCAAGCAATATAATATGTCACCAGAAGCACTAGGTTCCATTTAATTTAAATGTTAGACATACTTTTAGAATATTTTGTTCTAAAGTCTAGgtcaatataattattttatatgcaTAGTGCATACTGATTTCCGTTGGTAGACTTGGGGTTGACAACATAATTAATTAAGATATAGTCTGGTTGATTAGAATCACAAGTCTCAAATGAGAGTGATTTGTATGTATTAAGTGAATAGGAGGTTGAGGTTGAATAGAGATGAAATTGATTGATGTCTACGTATCGAATAATTGACCTAATAGAAAACAGAATCCTTCAAATACGACTAAACAATTCTTCATACGTGGTCAAGTCGTTTTAggggaaaaaataagaaaaatgatgaCATTTAAACTCTTTTATAGGGTTTTAATTACCACTAAAGTGAAAAAGGAGATAAAAACAATAatataatacttttttttttttcatgatggAGTGTTATATTATTCAGTTCACTCCACAAAAACACGTTACATTCAACGTATAGTTCAAGTTTATTTCATCTGTGAGAAGCAAGAGGGGAAGGATTGAAGGAAGGTCACCTCACACACattcaataatataatattttgtaTGCATTATTCATTGATATTAACATGAGAAATTAAtgaggatttttgtcttttggCATTTGATGTGCCACCACATAAAAGTAGTACTCTACATAGAGGCATTTCAGCCTCAACTTCCGACCAAAATGCCAACCTCATTTTGCCCCTATTATTAGATAAGGTTTAATTCACCATGGCTTTTGCCATTCCATTACCCGATTTTGGCGTAATTCAATCTCTATCTCGACAACATTGTCCAATCTTACTTCTCATCACTCTGGCTATATATAAGGCTACAGGATTCGGAACGCAAACTTGAATAATTGAATATCAAATCCCACATTGCACGTTCCTAGCTAGATTATTTGTAATGTATCCATGTCCACGTGAAAGTGCCGTTTTGTATAGTTAGCTGTGTAAGTATGTAACACATATTCCTATTAGACCATATATAGTTTCCTAAAATATACTTCTCCAATTTGGaagatccaaaattttcaataatgAAGGGCAGTGCATTTCACATTCGGCCTCGTAAGTCGTAAGAACGCAAATAGTTGATTCTTTACACACTTTCAGCGTCAGTTTTTTGAGTTTAGGCCACGCAGGAACTTAAAAGGCTCTATAGGCTGCTTCAGAATAACCATAGCTCCTATGAGACCCATACCCAAAAATACGTCGTAGAGCAAGGAGAACAAAGTAATAGCTAGTGTCAGATACTACTATGCCTTAGTGACCCTTTTTGACAACCACATATATCTACGTTTTCACAACTTACATCGCTTCAATCGTCTGGTTGACCGTGTAATATGGAAGTTCaagggagtggatcctctccaatGAAAAAAAAACTGGATGGTGTCAATTGTGATCTCTCACCCTTCATTACActctctctcatatttaattTTGGCCCCACTTATAAAGTTAATGGTGAGAAATCACACTGCATTTCCTCAAGTGTTGAAAAAACTGGAGAAGATCCATTTCCGAagttcaatgtcaaattctttttCCTTTGTAGCAATTTTCCCGTACCACCTACACCTAGGGGTGGCAAGCGAAAAAATTCACCCTGCCCCGCCTAGTGACGGTTCGAAAATCCCACTCCGTCCCTCCTAACGCCAaatctcctctttttttttactattaactattaaataatatatataatttcacaatcattttaataaatttataatttctaaaggcataaaaaattataatttctatattcacaaacattaaaatctttataattataaatatctaataaatataattataaaccaaattttcatccaaaacataattataaatattatcttCGAAGGCAAAATAAACacaatccaaaacactcaattttcattttcattctcttgtaagttggatTGGAAAAAGTTGAGTTTTGACTAAAACAATTGCAAAAATACCCCCTTGCCAAAAAATACTAAGCCCAACGGGAAAGCCCGCCCCGCCCCACCAAAACCCGCGGTTTAAGCAGTGCGGATTAGGcaggcttttgctatttggcgttCCCAATTTTCCAGCCCGGTCCGCCTTTGGCAGGTTACGCGGGCCGGCCCAGCGGGTTTAGACCTGTTTGCCACCCTACCTGCACCTACTAACAGTAATCTCTCTTGAGAGTAATAAGGATGATCAAAATGCAAAAAGCAAACACCACTGGAATTAATGATGACCAATGATGCAAATTAACATGTTGGGGAAATCAATTCAATGACAAATCCACTGTTATTGCCACACTTTCAGCATAAAGTATACAGACGGGCTCACATTGACTTAGACACAATACATTCGAAAAGGATGATAAATAGTTCCAACAGCCAAATCAGATGTCATCATAAAAGCAGTTTAACAGAATTCACGATAAATTCAGAGATCAAATAGAGGCTCTTTGATTGCTCCAGGTTACATAAGATACGCAGATGGTCCATAATTACATTTATAAATGCATTAATCCGTGAGGGGAGATCATCTATTGAATATAATTATTTACATTATTACTCTTGGGCTGGGCTCTCACCTGGATTACACAATACAACATTTCACCACCAGCCCCTTCTGATCAATCCTTCCTTCTTCGTTTCCTAAAAGTAGCACAAGACCATTCAGTATCTTCAAACTAAGATTGTAAGATTCATACATCAATAGAATCCTATGCTTTTAAAAGAGGGAAAATTAATGCTATATCTATATGTATGAGGTAGGTGTTAGTAATGAGAAGAATTCCTAAAAGAATTAGGAGAGTAAAGGGCACCTCGggtattttctcttttattttcaaaGTACCATATTTGAATTCACGCTTTCAAGGCTGACCTCCCACTCTAATAGTGTAATTACAGCTTACCAGTAAAATTACAGCAGTTTCAGTTTTATTTCTTCTAGTAATACTAGGTTCATATCATATTACCATGAAAGTTTACAAATACACAAATATACAAATTAATTATCAAAAGTGTGTGTCGGCTTGGTTTCCCTCACCTTATATGCACATATAATATTTTTCATTACGATATTTCTCCTACAAGTCAATGCATATATGTACTGCTATATCAAATCATCAATATCCATAAGGAAGGGTGTTTAGACAAGGATGAGAAAGAAAGACAAATATTGTTGTATCAAGATTATAAATTATCCATGTACCCCATCATACAGAAACTATTGAATGTAAAGAGAAATTAATCATGCATATAGAAATAATACTACGAACAATCCGAAATAAGATCAACATACCTTCAGGAGGCTGAGCTAGCTTCCTGTTCTGTGGAGACGACATTTCTTTCTTCAATTGCAATAAAATGTCTTCCATCGTACACTCTCTTTGCCAATTAGCAAGCATGGGAAACAATTGTGGTTCAACCTAGTAATTTAATTATAAGTTAAATCTTCAATCAACGATCATAATAAATCCCTCACAAAAGTTACCTACCACTCCAGTCTCTTGGTTGACGCAAGTCATGTTAATCCTTGTCTGAAATCTAACAGATGGTGGATTGTCTGGATAATCCTTACCACAAAACAATTTCAATTGGTAGATACGCCCTTCGTGGACAGTCTGGTTAAAAAAGAAGATCAATGGGAAAGTTCAGCAAGTCAATACAATGCTTGGGAAACAGTAATTATATATATCCACTAGCAGGCAGCACACACATaaatattaaagaagaaaaagcataTAAGTAACATGTTTCCATTTAAACCATGTTTACTCTGTAGTGTTCTGTGTTTAATCATATGAAAGTATACTATACTAAAATGGAGAGCTCCATAACCTCTTAATCATTTAgttgtaaaataataataacaacataaACCCCCCACAATTTTTGGAGATGTTTAATTACAACAAACCATATATAACATATAACATAATTTTAATAATAACAAACATCTTACACCAGGGGGACCTATAATTGTCCCAGTCCATGATTGCATGTAGATATCATCAGCATCATCCATTCCATAGCTTACAGTTCCATCTCCAATTCCCTTCTCACCTCTCTCAAGCTCTTCCAATAATCTGAAATTCCTAGGAACTGCACAAATATGGCCAAAATTTAAGCTAGATAACTGCAATTTGGAATTATTTTATACAGCACTTAAATATANNNNNNNNNNNNNNNNNNNNNNNNNNNNNNNNNNNNNNNNNNNNNNNNNNNNNNNNNNNNNNNNNNNNNNNNNNNNNNNNNNNNNNNNNNNNNNNNNNNNNNNNNNNNNNNNNNNNNNAAATGGCACATAAATTATAATGTCAGCAGGCAAGAACATCGTTATGGCAAAGAAATGCGGCATTACCAAGTTAAGGaaacaatgaagaagaacaaaaacaaaagataaGTGTAACATCACACACTCTTCAGGCTAAAACCTTTTTGTTCCCTGTTTCATTTATCAGATGGATAATTTTAGGTTTTGAGAAATTAGCTAGATGAATACGAATAAAGACAAAATAGCAAAACAATCTAAGTCAATATCTATAATTGATACACTGATAATTTCAATTCCAAATATGCAAAGTTATAATCTCATGATAACGGACCCATATGTAATAGCTATAGCTAGGTATTTAACCCATTCACACGAATCAAACAAACAAAGTACCACAATTAGAAATTCTAGATTGCAGCACACACAAACATCCAGAAGGCGAAAAAAATAACCACAATTATAGAACGAGCTGACAAAATAATGATCGAGAAAATTCAACTCAATTTAGGGGTAAAAAATGCTAGGACCCAAAAACCcacacaaaaaaaagaaaaacaaaaaagcatgaAATCAGGAATCGGGAATCGGCGGGAAGGTGTAGAATACTGACCAACAACACTTGATCCTTCGGAACCCATTATTAGGGCGATGAAAAGAAATGGAGGAGGTGAAGATAGGGCTAGGGTTTTGGAATTGTAGAGCGAGAAAGTCACAAGgttaaagagagagaaagagaggatgAGTGTGACTTTGCGAGTCCAAGTGATGATGTTTGCGAAGTGGAGATTGGGATTAGGGAGAGAGTAAAGTAAGGGGTCGCGTCTATTCTATCGTAATTTAATATCAAATTAACTTTAGATCAGGTCACTTACCCCATCATTAgatctttttctattatttttcaacattttcattttgtttaatttcttcatatatttttatatatatgcgcttaaaagaaaaatttttcccaTGAATATTTAGTTATtcattattataatattatattgatatttttattttaataatcgTAATACTAATTAATTCGACTTTAAACGAAAGCAAGACGGTGTGCCGAATTTCTCTAATAAAAGACTATAGCTTCGTTTTCTTTTGACGAGACAAATTAGGAACAAAAATGACATATCAAAGGTAGTTAATTTTATTTCAAGAATGCCATTCCTAAGTGCATCAGTTACTACTTACTATATAAGAAACATTATTTAACTACCttattctaaatttctaatcTTCAAGATATCTTTGCAAGTTTATATACATAATGCTCATaaagttaaattttatttttactacaagaattcaagaaatgaagccGGACACAATCTTGGGCCAAAACGCGGAAATTAatcgaaaaagaaaaagcatgagaTGCTTTgcacaaaagaaaaaacaagaaatcatgaattacgTTGGTAAGACAAAATTGATTGTGCAAGAGGATAAAAACACAACGATTTTCACCTGAGGGCTAA contains the following coding sequences:
- the LOC107631814 gene encoding cysteine-rich repeat secretory protein 12; translation: MAHQHHVVLLAVMIIMLSAMADTDSFIFGGCSQVKFMPGSPYENTVNSLLTSLINSATFTNYNNFTIQPTPSSSSTVYGLYQCRGDLSNDRCSRCVERAVSQLGTLCLDACGGALQLDGCFVKYDNVSFLGVEDKTAVMKKCGPSIGLTSDAMTRRDEVLAYLETSDGSTYKTYRTSGSGNARGVAQCTGDLSPSECQDCLSDAIQRLKMECGASTWGDMYLAKCYARYSEGGRYSRNSNDDSNHNDDEIEKTLAILIGLIAGVALIIVFLSFLSKVCEKHKGGK
- the LOC107631813 gene encoding ubiquitin-conjugating enzyme E2 variant 1B produces the protein MGSEGSSVVVPRNFRLLEELERGEKGIGDGTVSYGMDDADDIYMQSWTGTIIGPPGTVHEGRIYQLKLFCGKDYPDNPPSVRFQTRINMTCVNQETGVVEPQLFPMLANWQRECTMEDILLQLKKEMSSPQNRKLAQPPEGNEEGRIDQKGLVVKCCIV